From the Chthoniobacterales bacterium genome, one window contains:
- a CDS encoding rod shape-determining protein: MFNGLFGWLSSDIGIDLGTANTLVYVKDQGIVLREPSVVAVQAGTNKVLAVGDEAKRMLGRTPANIVAVRPLKDGVIADFEVTEAMLRHFIQKVHGRRVRAKPRVVIAVPSGITEVEKRAVRESATHAGAREVYLIEEPMAAAIGVGLPVQDPAGNMIIDIGGGTTEVALISLSGIVFSRSVRVAGDELDEAIVQYMKRAYNLMIGERTAEEIKIKIGSAYPSEKETSVEVKGRDLVAGLPKTLQITSQEVREALLEPISTIVDSVRITLERCPPELSADLVDRGLVLAGGGALLRGFDKLLSEETGLPVHVAEDPLSAVAEGTGKCLNELKFLRQVASTDRNWR, from the coding sequence ATGTTTAACGGACTTTTCGGCTGGTTATCCAGCGACATCGGCATCGACCTCGGGACGGCCAACACGCTCGTTTATGTAAAGGATCAGGGTATCGTGCTCCGCGAACCGTCGGTCGTTGCCGTGCAAGCCGGCACCAACAAGGTTCTTGCGGTTGGCGACGAAGCCAAACGAATGCTCGGCCGCACCCCGGCGAACATCGTGGCCGTGCGCCCGCTGAAAGACGGCGTTATCGCTGACTTCGAAGTGACCGAAGCGATGCTGCGTCATTTCATTCAAAAAGTGCACGGGCGCCGGGTCCGGGCGAAGCCCCGGGTCGTTATCGCCGTGCCGTCGGGAATCACCGAAGTGGAAAAACGGGCGGTGCGCGAATCCGCCACCCACGCCGGCGCGCGGGAAGTTTATTTGATTGAAGAACCGATGGCGGCGGCGATCGGGGTCGGCCTGCCGGTGCAGGATCCGGCGGGGAACATGATCATCGACATCGGCGGCGGCACGACGGAAGTGGCGTTGATTTCGCTTTCCGGGATCGTCTTCAGCCGAAGCGTGCGGGTGGCGGGCGACGAGCTCGATGAAGCCATCGTGCAATACATGAAGCGCGCCTACAACCTGATGATCGGCGAACGCACCGCGGAAGAGATTAAAATCAAAATCGGCTCGGCCTATCCGAGCGAGAAAGAGACGAGCGTGGAAGTGAAGGGCCGCGATCTGGTCGCGGGTCTGCCGAAGACGCTGCAAATTACCTCGCAGGAAGTGCGGGAAGCGTTGCTCGAACCGATCTCGACCATCGTCGATTCCGTCCGCATCACTCTCGAGCGTTGCCCGCCGGAGTTGTCGGCGGATCTGGTGGACCGGGGGCTCGTCCTGGCAGGCGGCGGCGCGTTGCTTCGCGGGTTTGATAAACTTTTGAGCGAGGAAACAGGTCTTCCTGTCCATGTAGCCGAAGATCCGCTGAGCGCCGTCGCGGAGGGAACCGGCAAATGCCTCAATGAACTTAAATTTTTGCGTCAGGTGGCTTCAACCGATCGCAATTGGCGCTAG
- the mreC gene encoding rod shape-determining protein MreC — MNRSSIIALVIVAAVLAYFLSFGAESTRKLQAGFYKVISPFLSSGSGLKKQITSVSTGLQTLEDLERDNNNLKVENRALKATNQALRDIEHEVNRLRRALAYRERSDFRLVPAEIVTRDSSTWWRTVTINRGKVDQIEPDMPVVTDEGLVGKTTTVADNISIVLLVSDENCRVACSVEGTREQGIVSGERVTGSVSPLLDLNFLSKQADVRTGAKVYTSGVGGVFPSGLLVGSVQSFKVRELDGQARIIPAVDLSHLEDVFVVTGRK; from the coding sequence ATGAACCGCTCGAGCATCATCGCGCTGGTCATCGTCGCCGCGGTCCTGGCCTATTTTCTCAGCTTCGGCGCGGAAAGCACCCGCAAACTGCAGGCGGGATTTTACAAAGTGATTTCGCCGTTTCTCTCGAGCGGCTCGGGATTGAAAAAGCAAATAACTTCGGTGAGCACAGGCTTGCAAACCCTGGAAGACCTGGAGCGCGATAATAATAATCTCAAGGTCGAAAATCGGGCGCTCAAGGCGACGAACCAGGCCCTGCGCGACATTGAGCATGAGGTGAACCGCCTCCGCCGCGCCCTCGCTTACCGCGAACGCTCGGATTTCCGCCTCGTGCCGGCCGAAATCGTCACCCGCGATTCCTCGACCTGGTGGCGGACGGTGACCATCAACCGCGGGAAGGTTGACCAGATCGAACCCGACATGCCGGTCGTGACCGATGAGGGTCTGGTCGGCAAGACGACCACCGTCGCCGACAACATTTCGATCGTTCTCCTGGTGTCTGATGAGAATTGCCGGGTGGCCTGTTCCGTCGAAGGCACGCGCGAGCAGGGAATTGTTTCAGGCGAGCGAGTTACCGGTTCGGTCTCACCGTTGCTCGACCTGAACTTTCTCTCGAAGCAAGCCGACGTGAGAACGGGCGCGAAGGTTTATACCTCCGGCGTCGGCGGAGTTTTTCCATCGGGTCTGCTCGTGGGCTCGGTGCAAAGTTTTAAGGTTCGGGAACTGGACGGCCAGGCGCGGATCATACCGGCCGTGGACTTGTCACACCTGGAAGACGTGTTTGTGGTCACCGGGCGGAAATAA
- the mrdA gene encoding penicillin-binding protein 2 has translation MNQSRFSSRWRLQFLALLMLAGLAALLGKLWYVQVAHGKEWTDKIRGSSEATVRIPSVRGEIRDRNGTILVQNRASYEVDFYLPEMVKGYRERVGPPPLTEYRSTINGMPKDLKEPDIVKIVNTGVVPRLDDLDLARDYNSVQLQRHFRTNTEVPYSYLKDIDFDTMAKFSEHDVGLPGVDITIKPVRSYVYGALAAHLLGYVGPPDDTNKEEAKKFTFYQSDVEGKSNVEKAMDEYLKGKPGVRYMRRNAKGQIDGVLREVPPTAGANVNLTIDARIQMIAEEALRAVGRAAAVVVDPNTGNILAMASVPSFDPNTFIPSIKAKDWETLRKDEATPMVNRAVSGFPPGSTFKLVTTLAGLRKGLASKTFNCGGGVSYGDHFFHCWIGEKGGSHGTIGIADAIKVSCNSFFYQLGNAAGIDAIDETGDDLGLGKTSGIEITSESPGVLPGPDWMRIHYPRERWSQAYTANVSIGQGYDLVTPLQLAMVYSTVANGGVSYYPKLVQSVTNLDGKPLLNEKGEPVVNPAPKVHHDLRFDFPAQQIQLARRGLWKVVNEDGGTGRVARLNNVQVAGKTGTAQAMTEGKKDTIAWFACFAPFDNPKYTIVVMVQGGEHGGSVAAPIATRILERALAMDQGNFQQQVAWIAPAHKANPFQMIPAVTFNDSGPKINASDEENLDGNSNSDMANTTADPSVEPEADAAGKVKKVMRPVVVATPPPRKLNFFERLFGVRPKPAPAPTPPPKPQQRPVRR, from the coding sequence ATGAACCAGAGCCGTTTCAGTTCCCGTTGGCGCCTGCAATTCCTCGCTTTGCTTATGCTGGCGGGCCTGGCCGCGCTTCTGGGTAAGCTTTGGTACGTTCAGGTAGCGCACGGCAAGGAGTGGACGGACAAGATTCGCGGCAGTTCGGAAGCGACGGTGCGTATCCCATCCGTGCGCGGGGAGATTCGCGATCGTAACGGCACCATCCTGGTCCAAAACCGGGCCAGCTATGAGGTCGATTTTTATCTCCCGGAGATGGTGAAAGGATACCGCGAGCGCGTGGGTCCTCCACCCCTGACCGAATATCGCAGCACGATCAACGGCATGCCGAAAGACCTGAAGGAGCCGGACATCGTCAAGATCGTGAACACCGGCGTCGTTCCCCGCCTCGACGATCTCGATCTGGCGCGCGACTACAATTCTGTTCAGCTCCAGCGCCATTTCCGCACCAACACGGAGGTCCCGTATTCCTATCTTAAGGACATCGATTTCGACACGATGGCGAAATTTTCCGAGCACGACGTGGGCTTGCCCGGCGTGGACATCACGATCAAGCCGGTGCGTTCCTACGTTTACGGTGCGCTCGCCGCGCACCTCCTCGGTTACGTCGGTCCGCCGGACGACACGAACAAGGAGGAGGCGAAGAAGTTCACGTTCTATCAATCAGACGTGGAAGGGAAATCCAACGTCGAGAAGGCGATGGATGAGTATTTGAAGGGTAAACCCGGCGTCCGTTACATGCGGCGGAACGCGAAAGGGCAGATCGACGGCGTTCTCCGCGAAGTACCGCCGACCGCGGGCGCGAACGTGAATCTAACCATCGACGCGCGCATCCAGATGATCGCGGAGGAAGCGCTCCGGGCCGTCGGTCGCGCGGCGGCGGTGGTGGTGGATCCGAACACCGGCAACATTCTGGCGATGGCATCGGTGCCGTCATTCGATCCGAACACCTTTATCCCGAGCATTAAGGCGAAAGATTGGGAAACGCTTCGCAAAGATGAAGCGACGCCGATGGTGAACCGGGCCGTGAGCGGGTTCCCACCGGGTTCCACCTTCAAGTTGGTGACGACGTTGGCGGGACTTCGAAAAGGGCTGGCGTCGAAGACGTTTAACTGCGGCGGCGGCGTCAGTTACGGCGACCACTTTTTTCACTGCTGGATCGGAGAGAAGGGCGGCAGCCATGGCACGATCGGAATCGCGGACGCAATTAAAGTTTCGTGCAACTCGTTCTTCTACCAGTTAGGAAACGCGGCCGGAATCGATGCGATCGATGAGACGGGCGACGATCTCGGCCTGGGAAAGACCTCCGGCATCGAGATCACAAGCGAATCGCCGGGGGTGTTGCCAGGTCCCGACTGGATGCGGATTCATTATCCGCGCGAGCGCTGGTCGCAGGCTTACACGGCCAACGTCTCGATTGGCCAGGGTTACGATTTGGTCACGCCGCTTCAGCTGGCGATGGTTTACTCCACTGTCGCCAACGGCGGAGTCTCCTATTATCCGAAGCTGGTCCAAAGCGTGACGAATCTGGATGGGAAACCGTTGCTGAACGAAAAAGGCGAGCCGGTGGTGAATCCCGCGCCGAAAGTGCATCATGATCTGCGCTTCGATTTTCCGGCGCAACAAATCCAGCTCGCGCGTCGCGGCCTTTGGAAAGTCGTAAACGAAGACGGCGGCACCGGCCGGGTGGCGCGATTGAATAACGTGCAGGTCGCGGGCAAGACGGGAACAGCCCAGGCGATGACGGAAGGGAAAAAGGACACGATCGCGTGGTTTGCGTGCTTCGCGCCGTTCGACAACCCGAAGTACACGATCGTCGTGATGGTCCAGGGCGGCGAACATGGCGGATCGGTTGCCGCGCCGATCGCAACCCGGATTCTGGAGCGGGCGCTGGCGATGGATCAGGGAAATTTTCAGCAGCAAGTCGCGTGGATTGCACCCGCCCACAAGGCGAATCCGTTCCAGATGATTCCTGCCGTCACCTTCAACGATTCCGGTCCGAAGATTAACGCGAGCGACGAAGAGAACCTCGACGGAAATAGCAACAGCGATATGGCCAACACGACTGCCGATCCTTCCGTCGAACCGGAAGCGGATGCGGCCGGCAAAGTGAAAAAGGTCATGCGACCGGTCGTGGTGGCTACCCCGCCGCCGCGCAAACTTAACTTTTTTGAAAGACTTTTTGGCGTCCGCCCGAAGCCGGCGCCAGCACCCACGCCACCGCCGAAACCACAGCAACGGCCGGTGCGCAGATGA
- the rpe gene encoding ribulose-phosphate 3-epimerase: MPRVLVSPSILAADFSDLATEIHRAEAAGADWLHLDIMDGHFVDNISFGPAMVAAVRKQTRLPLDVHLMIEHPDHYLPRFVEAGANSITVHVEPESKHDVEKTLLAIRDAGCGAGLTLNPATPFAAIEPYLDRIDLLLIMTVHPGFGGQAFRPEMMEKVGRAKAWRDDRGAKLDLEVDGGINAETAKLSIESGANVLVAGTSIFRAPDYREAIEKLRGEPKE; this comes from the coding sequence ATGCCCCGCGTTCTCGTCTCTCCGTCCATCCTCGCCGCGGACTTTTCCGATCTGGCCACCGAGATTCATCGCGCCGAAGCCGCGGGCGCGGACTGGCTCCATCTCGACATCATGGATGGCCACTTCGTGGATAACATTTCCTTCGGTCCGGCGATGGTGGCCGCCGTCCGCAAGCAAACCCGGCTTCCGCTGGATGTTCATCTCATGATCGAGCATCCGGATCATTATCTGCCGCGCTTCGTGGAAGCCGGGGCGAATTCCATCACGGTCCACGTCGAACCGGAATCGAAACATGATGTGGAGAAAACGCTCCTGGCCATCCGCGACGCCGGCTGCGGCGCCGGGCTGACTCTGAATCCGGCAACGCCGTTTGCAGCAATCGAGCCCTATCTGGACAGGATCGACCTGCTGCTCATCATGACGGTGCACCCGGGATTTGGCGGCCAGGCGTTCCGGCCTGAGATGATGGAAAAAGTGGGCCGCGCGAAAGCCTGGCGCGATGATCGCGGCGCGAAACTCGACCTCGAAGTCGATGGCGGCATCAATGCCGAAACCGCGAAGCTCTCCATCGAGAGCGGCGCGAACGTGCTCGTGGCGGGCACCTCAATTTTCCGCGCGCCGGATTATCGGGAAGCGATCGAAAAGCTTCGGGGCGAACCAAAAGAATAG